A window of the Bacteroidales bacterium genome harbors these coding sequences:
- a CDS encoding NUDIX domain-containing protein, which yields MEKPITYAPVVAGVVIKQDGKYLLVQEKQPNAYGLWNLPAGRVDFGDTIEQTAVKEAKEETGYDVELIRKLDIFQDAANEAVKHAFEAKIVGGDLHFSEDELLDARWFTFEEIEAMKDKLRSAWIFAGINMVEQADGS from the coding sequence GCAGGAGTTGTAATCAAGCAAGATGGAAAATATTTGTTGGTGCAAGAAAAACAGCCGAACGCTTATGGTCTTTGGAATTTACCAGCCGGCAGAGTAGATTTTGGCGATACGATTGAACAGACGGCAGTAAAAGAAGCTAAGGAAGAGACGGGCTACGATGTTGAGTTGATTAGAAAACTGGATATTTTCCAAGACGCGGCGAACGAGGCGGTTAAACACGCCTTTGAAGCAAAAATCGTCGGCGGCGATTTGCATTTTTCCGAAGACGAATTGCTGGATGCAAGATGGTTTACTTTTGAAGAGATTGAAGCGATGAAGGATAAACTAAGAAGTGCTTGGATATTTGCAGGAATTAATATGGTAGAGCAAGCCGACGGCTCCTGA